In Xenorhabdus griffiniae, the genomic window GTAGACCGCCCCGACAGAGACACCATCATCCAGCAACAGGCATTGCCCGTCTTCCAGATATTCCACCCAGGGCAGATAATCGATAATGGAAGGGTTGGCCCGGTAAATCGCGGCTTCATCGGCTTCACGCAGCTGACCGGGGCGGTGCAGCGGTTTGGGGATTTCCATCACAGGGCCTCCGTGCGTTCACCCGGCAGGGCGTACTGCACCTGCAGATAAAACGGGAACACGGTGCTGTAGCCCGGTATCGGTGTATTGCCGGCCGCCAGATGCGGATAGACATACATCACCATATCGGGATTGGGGAGACGGGGAAATTGCTGGCTGATTTCCTGCGCCGCCGAACGGCTGTAGCTGTCAGGCTCATTCAGTGCCCGACTCCGTTCGGCTGGGGTTAACGCCCGGCGCAAGGTTTGCCTTGCTGGGATTGCACTATGACCTGCTTTGTTTCCCTGCCACATCGCCAGCACCGTCTGTTCTCCGGCCGGAAGCAACGTGTCTTTCGAGGTTGAACAGCCTGCCAACAGCCCCGTCAGACCTAACACGATAGCGTAGGTTATTTTTCGCATCCCTGAGCCTCCGTGCGACTAATAAGGGTAAAGGTGGCAAACTCAGGGTGGACAGCCAATTCCGATACCGTAAACGCCAGGCGCTCCCACTGTTCCGGTTCAGCCTCGCTGCTGCCTGCCACCATGGATTGCCACTGTGTGTCTGACAGGCGAAAAACAGTAAAATCACCGTCACCCAACAGTTGACACGCCTTGCCGATGGCAAGACAGAGCCGGGATGTTTTTTTATGGGCAGGCCGCCAGCAGAGCTGAACCGGCACAGGTTCCGCGTGTGGGGGGCGGTTAATTTGCAGGCAATAGGGTTGGCTGGCACTGAACAGCCATTGAAAGACAGGCTTTTCCATTAATCTAAGGCTTCCTGATTAGTATCATATTGAGTGGGTTCACTCACGCCGTAGTGCACCTTACGGCCTTTCGTTTCGTAATCTATCGCCAGACTCTGGGTGAGATGCACCACAACACCGGCACCGGGCGGCACGTAAACCGCATCAAACGTCTGGCTGTAACGTTGTTTAAGCCATTCGCCCATCTCCTTCATTCCCCCGGATATCGCTTTGCCTAATGCCGCCTGTCCGGCGTTGCCTGTTAAGGCGGAAGTGATACCGCCAGCGCCGTTGGTTTGGGCGGTGCGCTGGCTTTCGTTCAAGGCGTCCCCGGCTGAATTCATGGCCGAGAGGGCAAACAACGTTGGCAGATAGGTGCTGGCATTGGATTTACGCTCACCGCTGATACAGGGAATGCCGTTTTCATCCGACAACCAGCCGATACCCTGCGGGTTTTGCCCTTTGCCCGGCAGGGTACGCACGGTACCATCCTGAAACACAAACGTGATGGCATTGACCTGCCCGCGTACGCAGGAAAGGGTCCAGTCACCACTGGCCGAGCCGGACACCACCGCCCCTTCCACTTCCGGCAGTTCGATACCATTGGCGGTCAGGTTATCTTTACCAATCAGGATCTTGAACGGATAAGGGTCTGTCACGGTGCCATTGACCGGCACCCGACCGAGCAACGCAGTCATCGCCTGACTGCCTGCCAGCGTGGCATTTTCCGGCAGGGTATAGACCGGTTTTTCGTTTTCTTCCTTCAGCAAAGGGATCGGTGGGGAATTTTGCCCCGTTGCCGGTTGTTCACTTAAAAAAGGGGTCGGGAATTTCGCAGATTGCTTTCCGTCAGCCCCGTTTGGGAGATCAACCGGTTTTTCATCGGCCGGTGTCACCCAGATAAGTTCGTCCTGCCCCGTGACAGGGTTGGCCGCATACTGACGGCCTGCCAGTCCCAACCCAAGGGGTATCTGGCTGTCCTGAGCCGGCAACGGCGCTGAATTTAACCGCTCGGTGAGCCAATCAATCTGTGCCAGTAATCCCTGCTGCTCATCCTGCAACGTGCGCTGACGCTGTTCATCGTCCTGACGAATAGCCGCAACCGCCGTATCTATCTGGCTGGCAACATCCTGATTCTGACTTTTTAACTGGTTATTTTCTTTTAAAATATCGGCATTCTGCTGGCTTAAACGTTTCTGCTCTGCGCGCACTTTATTGAGGGCGCCTATCAGGGTACGCAGGGTATCTTCCGGCGTATCGCCCCCGACCCCCAGCGCCTGCAACTCTTCCGGTGACAGCGTGGCCAGCACATGATTCGCTATCGTGCCGGGCGCGGCACTTTCCGTTGAACGGCAACTTTTGATGCCAATAACCCCGCCGATAAGCAATACCACCGGCACCAGTATTTTCACCAACGCATTGGACTTAACTTCCATGGCGGCCTCCCGGTTTCACCGATACCGGCTCAGGGATAAAGATATTATCCGGCAGCCCTTTTGTGATGAGGTACAATACCGTCGTATCCTCCGGCGTCCCCGTTTCAGCCAGCCAACGATGCTGGAATGTGGCCGCGACAAACTGCCCCTGTAATTCTCGCGGGTCGAGGGTGATTTTTCGTTGGGTGGGATTGCGCAGTTTCAGTGCTACCACTGTGTGATGGTGCAGCCTCCAGCCGGCCAGCGGGGTAATGTCAATCGGCTCTGACGGGTAAAGCGTCGTGATAAACTCAGGTAAATGCAGATTCACCGGCTGGATGCCGGTCACCGACTCGACGGTACGCAATGGGGCATACAGTTGCTGGGCGGCATAGCGGGTTAAGGCCACCGGAACGGGCGCAGATAATTGGGGTTTACTCTGGTGTTGTGATTTTTCGGTTGAAGCAGGTTGTTTTTCATTCGGGTAAATAATGCGTACCGGTTCAGTGGCATCGGTTTTTCCTGCGGTCACATCCAGTAAGATGATTTCGCCGTTTTCACTGTCCTGCAATTGCAGGCGGGTTGACGGGAAGGCATGGCTGGCTTTCAGGTACACCGCCCCGCCGGCACTTTGTACCCGCAATTTATCACTGAGTGACGGGGGCAAACCGATACGGACATTTCGCTCCGCAAAAATAATCCGCTCCTGCCCTACCTTGAGCGAGAGGGATAAGGGAATACGTTCCCATTTCATTAATTCATCAGCTTTTGCGCCCACGCTGAACAGCAAGATGCTGACCAGTCCTAACCCAATACGACGGCAGCCAGGTAGATATCCTCTCATTGAAACACCCCCTTTTTCTCTTCCACTGATTGCGGCAGGGCTTCCAGCCGCTGTGGCATCCCGTCATAACAGTCCAGTGCCAGCCCGAAGGGATTATGTTCCGCATCCCCTGCCCAGCGCACCACTTTCAACGGATAACGCACCAGTGCCCGTTTAACCGGTTCGGCGTGATAGTATTCATCGGCCACCAAATCCAGCCGCACCACCCAGTTATCGCGGTCACGTACCGTCACACTGCGGGTCTCGTAGCCCCGGCCGGGGATTTCATACACCACCCGCACCCGGTCGAGCAGTTCACCGCTGTCAGCCCGGGTTCGGGCATCCGCACGCAGAAAATCCTGACAGGCTGGCGTCAGATAAGGGGAAAGCGCATAAATTTTGGCCGGATAATCCTGGGCGCCATTTTTCGGCCAGGCATTGAGTTGCTGGAAAATATAAAAAGCAAAGCTGTAGACGCTGGGTGTGGGCACTTCCCACCACGGACGGGTGCTGCCGGTGCGTAGATCGGGTGGATGATGGATGGTGAGATTACGCGGTGACGCCATCCAACCCGTCAGACTCAGCAGCAATACCAATACCAGAATGCCGCACGCCACTCGCAGGGTCAGAATATGCTGATCCCGGTTTTTGACTGCATGACGAAACCGGCTCATCGCATTCTCCTGCTACGGCGCAACGACCAGCCCCGGGCGGCAATAATCCAGGCCGGATCACCGAGACCCAGCCGGCGTTTTTTCTCTTCCAGCTTCAGCCAAATATAATTCTCCGGCTTGCCACGTTTAACCTGCGCAAGCCAGCGTCCGCCAAAGCTAATCAGTAACAAGGGCATCACCAGCATGCCGGTCGGTATCATGACCCAACCGGCTAACGGGATCAGGGGAAGACTGACGGCCAGCCCGAGCACGATCCCGGCCAGTGCGGCCAGTCCCATCTCAGGCGTGGTGAACCCGCGAAACACCACCGGTTCGGCGTTTAAACGGTCAGGCAAGAAAGCGATCGTCTGCATGGTGATTCCTTTAAAAGATAATGCTGGCCGATTTCGACAGCAACCAAATCACGGCAACCAGCAACACCACGCCGACCACAACGATGGCACCAAACTGGGTCCAGGTTGATTTGCCATCCCGCACTTCAGAAAAGGTTTCGACGGCGGCCGAGGCGACCTTAAAGAACGCCACCGCCGAGAGGATCAACCCGCCAATCACAATGCCATCCTGCGCGTACCCTTTCGCCTGCCCCAATAATCCGCCCCCGCCCCCACTTTTGGGTGGCTCAATAGCGGGTAAATCAGCCCAGGCGGATTGACAGGAAAACCCGAATAACAACATGAACGTACTGACCCGGGTCAACAGGTTTGTGCTGATACGACAACAGAATTTTAAAATATGCTTCATGTCCCCTATTCCTTTTCATGGTGTTAGTCGCATTAACTGGCAAACATCCAGACAGCCACGACCAGCAATACCGCGGTTCGCAGGGCAAACTGGCTGAGGGTCTGATTACGCACTTTTTCATTTGCCCAGCCGTTCCAGACATCCACCGCCGCCCAGGCCGCCCAGAAAAATAAGGTGGCTAAGAAAAATCCGACACATACCAGATACAAAAAAGTGATATCAAAGTGCCCGGAGGCCACGTCAAAGGCATTGCGTTGCGCCGGCGTCATTGCGGGTTTTCCTGCCGGTAATGGCCGGATAACAAACCGGATTCATGGGGCTGGTCACGGGAAGGCATCAGGTAGTGATCGATACCGGCTTTAATGGTGTTGAGATCGGCTTTGATACGGGAGTAATCAAACTCATAACGAGGGCGTTTTGCAGTGTCAGATTGCTTTTCTGCGAGACTTGCACGCTCCAGGGCCATTTGCACCTGCTCAATCAGACGCTTTGCACTGGCCAGCTCATCTTTCTCGGCCGCCTGAGCCAGCGGCATACACAACATAGCCAATCCCAGCAGGCCGGCAAAACAGGATATGGAAAAGCCACCGCGCATAGATAATTACCTTATAATGGATGCCAACATACCGAGGATGCGGGGTTTTTTCGCGACAGTCAGCACTAAACTCTTTATGCTTTGGTGAAAATTAGCTAAATAGTCTGACTAATTTATTGAGTTAACGATGTAATAATGAAGGAAGACACATGCTGCGAATTGATTTAAACGTCCCCGACGATGAATACGAGAAAGTACGGAAGCTGGGCGCTCACTGGGATGCGGCCGCCCAAACCTGGTATATCGACAACAGTTTTGACCCGACCCCGTTTATGAACTGGTTGCCGTTCTACAATGTCCATGCGGAATTCTGGTATCTGGCTCAAACCCTGACGTCATGCCCACACTGTCATCAACCCACCACCGTGACGGCATTTATGCTGCCGGCCAGACACCAGCGACTGGAAGCGAATAACGATGATGAACCCGGCACGGAAGTGGGCTATACCGAGCAGGACAGCCCGGCGTTTCTGTTTTATCTCGCTGATATTCCCACTATTGTGCGTAGTGTGCTGCCCGGTTTTCACCACACCCTGCGCAAAGTGGTCAGCCAACGACTGCGCAGGCAGCACTGGATAAATCACTGCGAACACTGTGGCACACCGCAGGATGATACCGACCTGTTTGCCGAAGCCGGTGGGGCATTCTTTCCGGCGACCAAAGAGCAAGCGGCCGCTATTCAGCTTCACCGTATTGATCAGCCTTTTGTCGGGTATTGTGAAGATATCTCACATCATCACTATCATTTTGATCCGAAGGGAGGGAGCCATATCGGTAAAGCCTGTGACTGGTTTGAATGGATGACACCGGTGGTGAATGTGCCGTCAAAGTATCTTCAATAGGCTGCAGAATGAGTGGCAAAAGAAAAATATGGCTATAGCACCTTGTGGAATGAAAGGTGCGGAGCATGGTGACCACCTGAGTGGTCACCTCAGAGAAAAGGTACTTACATAAATGCAGTACAGTTTCTGTTTGCAAAGTCATTAAGTTAATCTTTGGATTTCCTTGATCTCAGTAATGAACTCCATAATATTCTGTAAATCATTGGCATAGGATGTTGGATAGAATGACTTAACAGATTCAGGCACCACTAACTGTAGCGATTTACTCTTCATTTCTGCCAGCTGTTGTTCACTTATCCCTGGCTGCATCGTTATCAGATGCTTACGTGCCACCCTGTCTCCTTCAGCCAATACTTGTCTCCAGCGATCCTTACATGTCGTTTTTGCGCCAAGCAATCGCAACTTTTCCTGAGGAAAAGATTTATCGTGATAAGCAGAAAAACATGGAAAAAGAAAATCGGGTTTAGACTTATTCTCTGTTATATTTTTGGCAGAACCCTGTTGAAATCGCAGATTATGCAATGAGAAAAGATGATCCAGGTGATTTTCAAAGGCAAAACCAGCACGGGATTTTCGCCTGTTCTGAACACTCAATGAGAAATGAATAAATTCATCAACATCATTCCCGTTTTCTCCAAATCCCTGCGATAATTTTTTCGCTACCTCATAACGTTCATACGTTTTAAATAATTTTTCTTCCTGTTCCATCCATAGCATCAGTGTATTATCGGGTTCATTTATTGGTTCACCTGAGGCCATTTCCCTTGCCAGTAAAGAAAATTCTTTTGACTTAGGAAAACCAGCCGGAAAATGCCTTAATAATGTTTCCAGTAAATTTTCATTTTTACTTTCAGGTTCTTCAAGTTCTATTCTCAGGTCTTCAAATAACATCCTGACCGGAAGGATAAGTGATTTTTCCTCAATCGAAGATTGGGAAAAATGATGACCAATATTACCCAGACCAAATAAAGTATTCAGCTGTAATTCAACTGA contains:
- a CDS encoding TIGR03750 family conjugal transfer protein: MQTIAFLPDRLNAEPVVFRGFTTPEMGLAALAGIVLGLAVSLPLIPLAGWVMIPTGMLVMPLLLISFGGRWLAQVKRGKPENYIWLKLEEKKRRLGLGDPAWIIAARGWSLRRSRRMR
- a CDS encoding TIGR03752 family integrating conjugative element protein, translated to MEVKSNALVKILVPVVLLIGGVIGIKSCRSTESAAPGTIANHVLATLSPEELQALGVGGDTPEDTLRTLIGALNKVRAEQKRLSQQNADILKENNQLKSQNQDVASQIDTAVAAIRQDDEQRQRTLQDEQQGLLAQIDWLTERLNSAPLPAQDSQIPLGLGLAGRQYAANPVTGQDELIWVTPADEKPVDLPNGADGKQSAKFPTPFLSEQPATGQNSPPIPLLKEENEKPVYTLPENATLAGSQAMTALLGRVPVNGTVTDPYPFKILIGKDNLTANGIELPEVEGAVVSGSASGDWTLSCVRGQVNAITFVFQDGTVRTLPGKGQNPQGIGWLSDENGIPCISGERKSNASTYLPTLFALSAMNSAGDALNESQRTAQTNGAGGITSALTGNAGQAALGKAISGGMKEMGEWLKQRYSQTFDAVYVPPGAGVVVHLTQSLAIDYETKGRKVHYGVSEPTQYDTNQEALD
- a CDS encoding RAQPRD family integrative conjugative element protein; protein product: MRGGFSISCFAGLLGLAMLCMPLAQAAEKDELASAKRLIEQVQMALERASLAEKQSDTAKRPRYEFDYSRIKADLNTIKAGIDHYLMPSRDQPHESGLLSGHYRQENPQ
- a CDS encoding PFL_4703 family integrating conjugative element protein, producing MSRFRHAVKNRDQHILTLRVACGILVLVLLLSLTGWMASPRNLTIHHPPDLRTGSTRPWWEVPTPSVYSFAFYIFQQLNAWPKNGAQDYPAKIYALSPYLTPACQDFLRADARTRADSGELLDRVRVVYEIPGRGYETRSVTVRDRDNWVVRLDLVADEYYHAEPVKRALVRYPLKVVRWAGDAEHNPFGLALDCYDGMPQRLEALPQSVEEKKGVFQ
- a CDS encoding TIGR03749 family integrating conjugative element protein, with the translated sequence MKWERIPLSLSLKVGQERIIFAERNVRIGLPPSLSDKLRVQSAGGAVYLKASHAFPSTRLQLQDSENGEIILLDVTAGKTDATEPVRIIYPNEKQPASTEKSQHQSKPQLSAPVPVALTRYAAQQLYAPLRTVESVTGIQPVNLHLPEFITTLYPSEPIDITPLAGWRLHHHTVVALKLRNPTQRKITLDPRELQGQFVAATFQHRWLAETGTPEDTTVLYLITKGLPDNIFIPEPVSVKPGGRHGS
- a CDS encoding TIGR03745 family integrating conjugative element membrane protein, which codes for MLLFGFSCQSAWADLPAIEPPKSGGGGGLLGQAKGYAQDGIVIGGLILSAVAFFKVASAAVETFSEVRDGKSTWTQFGAIVVVGVVLLVAVIWLLSKSASIIF
- a CDS encoding DUF5710 domain-containing protein, whose translation is MLRIDLNVPDDEYEKVRKLGAHWDAAAQTWYIDNSFDPTPFMNWLPFYNVHAEFWYLAQTLTSCPHCHQPTTVTAFMLPARHQRLEANNDDEPGTEVGYTEQDSPAFLFYLADIPTIVRSVLPGFHHTLRKVVSQRLRRQHWINHCEHCGTPQDDTDLFAEAGGAFFPATKEQAAAIQLHRIDQPFVGYCEDISHHHYHFDPKGGSHIGKACDWFEWMTPVVNVPSKYLQ
- a CDS encoding TIGR03751 family conjugal transfer lipoprotein; amino-acid sequence: MRKITYAIVLGLTGLLAGCSTSKDTLLPAGEQTVLAMWQGNKAGHSAIPARQTLRRALTPAERSRALNEPDSYSRSAAQEISQQFPRLPNPDMVMYVYPHLAAGNTPIPGYSTVFPFYLQVQYALPGERTEAL
- a CDS encoding type II restriction endonuclease; translation: MFERLSDHFEVAVAKYLSAVDVDPKKSNQHEIGGLVKAGFSRYLPVPERGEKIFFKATLTYIAGEDSEPVICEDQLTWYDTRYNQPNRSAEYRMYYKTNPVSSLMNEGDFFLIIKRNNGDLLLIITPPGSSVELQLNTLFGLGNIGHHFSQSSIEEKSLILPVRMLFEDLRIELEEPESKNENLLETLLRHFPAGFPKSKEFSLLAREMASGEPINEPDNTLMLWMEQEEKLFKTYERYEVAKKLSQGFGENGNDVDEFIHFSLSVQNRRKSRAGFAFENHLDHLFSLHNLRFQQGSAKNITENKSKPDFLFPCFSAYHDKSFPQEKLRLLGAKTTCKDRWRQVLAEGDRVARKHLITMQPGISEQQLAEMKSKSLQLVVPESVKSFYPTSYANDLQNIMEFITEIKEIQRLT
- a CDS encoding TIGR03758 family integrating conjugative element protein, which encodes MTPAQRNAFDVASGHFDITFLYLVCVGFFLATLFFWAAWAAVDVWNGWANEKVRNQTLSQFALRTAVLLVVAVWMFAS